One Symphalangus syndactylus isolate Jambi chromosome 9, NHGRI_mSymSyn1-v2.1_pri, whole genome shotgun sequence DNA segment encodes these proteins:
- the KBTBD2 gene encoding kelch repeat and BTB domain-containing protein 2, translated as MSTQDERQINTEYAVSLLEQLKLFYEQQLFTDIVLIVEGTEFPCHKMVLATCSSYFRAMFMSGLSESKQTHVHLRNVDAATLQIIITYAYTGNLAMNDSTVEQLYETACFLQVEDVLQRCREYLIKKINAENCVRLLSFADLFSCEELKQSAKRMVEHKFTAVYHQDAFMQLSHDLLIDILSSDNLNVEKEETVREAAMLWLEYNTESRSQYLSSVLSQIRIDALSEVTQRAWFQGLPPNDKSVVVQGLYKSMPKFFKPRLGMTKEEMMIFIEASSENPCSLYSSVCYSPQAEKVYKLCSPPADLHKVGTVVTPDNDIYIAGGQVPLKNTKTNHSKTSKLQTAFRTVNCFYWFDAQQNTWFPKTPMLFVRIKPSLVCCEGYIYAIGGDSVGGELNRRTVERYDTEKDEWTMVSPLPCAWQWSAAVVVHDCIYVMTLNLMYCYFPRSDSWVEMAMRQTSRSFASAAAFGDKIFYIGGLHIATNSGIRLPSGTVDGSSVTVEIYDVNKNEWKMAANIPAKRYSDPCVRAVVISNSLCVFMRETHLNERAKYVTYQYDLELDRWSLRQHISERVLWDLGRDFRCTVGKLYPSCLEESPWKPPTYLFSTDGTEEFELDGEMVALPPV; from the exons ATGTCCACTCAAGACGAGAGGCAGATCAATACTGAATATGCTGTGTCCTTGTTGGAACAGTTGAAACTGTTTTATGAACAGCAGTTGTTTACTGACATAGTGTTAATTGTTGAGGGCACTGAATTCCCTTGTCATAAGATGGTTCTTGCAACATGTAGCTCTTATTTCAG GGCCATGTTTATGAGTGGACTAAGTGAAAGCAAACAAACCCATGTACACCTGAGGAATGTAGATGCTGCCACCTTACAGATAATAATAACTTACGCATACACGGGTAACTTGGCAATGAATGACAGCACTGTAGAACAGCTTTATGAAACAGCTTGCTTCCTACAg GTAGAAGATGTGTTACAACGTTGTCgagaatatttaattaaaaaaataaatgcagagaaTTGTGTACGATTGTTGAGTTTTGCTGATCTCTTCAGTTGTGAGGAATTAAAACAGAGTGCTAAAAGGATGGTGGAGCACAAGTTCACTGCTGTGTATCATCAGGATGCGTTCATGCAGCTGTCACATGACCTACTGATAGATATTCTCAGTAGTGACAATTtaaatgtagaaaaggaagaaaccGTTCGAGAAGCTGCTATGCTGTGGCTAGAGTATAACACAGAATCACGATCCCAGTATTTGTCTTCTGTTCTTAGCCAAATCAGAATTGATGCACTTTCAGAAGTAACACAGAGAGCTTGGTTTCAAGGTCTGCCACCCAATGATAAGTCAGTGGTGGTTCAAGGTCTGTATAAGTCCATGCCCAAGTTTTTCAAACCAAGACTTGGGATGACTAAAGAGGAAATGATGATTTTCATTGAAGCATCTTCAGAAAATCCTTGTAGTCTTTACTCTTCTGTCTGTTACAGCCCCCAAGCAGAGAAAGTTTACAAGTTATGTAGCCCACCAGCTGATCTGCATAAGGTTGGGACCGTTGTAACTCCTGATAATGATATCTATATAGCAGGGGGTCAAGTTcctctgaaaaacacaaaaacaaatcacAGCAAAACAAGCAAACTTCAGActgccttcagaactgtgaattGCTTTTATTGGTTTGATGCACAGCAAAATACCTGGTTTCCAAAGACCCCAATGCTTTTTGTCCGCATAAAGCCATCTTTGGTTTGCTGTGAAGGCTATATCTATGCAATTGGAGGAGATAGCGTAGGTGGAGAACTTAATCGGAGGACCGTAGAAAGATACGACACTGAGAAAGATGAGTGGACGATGGTAAGCCCTTTACCTTGTGCTTGGCAATGGAGTGCAGCAGTTGTGGTTCATGACTGCATTTATGTGATGACACTGAACCTCATGTACTGTTATTTTCCAAGGTCTGACTCATGGGTAGAAATGGCCATGAGACAGACTAGTAGGTCCTTTGCTTCAGCTGCAGCTTTTGGTGATAAAATTTTCTATATTGGAGGGTTGCATATTGCTACCAATTCCGGCATAAGACTCCCCTCTGGCACTGTAGATGGGTCTTCAGTAACTGTGGAAATTTATGATGTGAATAAAAATGAGTGGAAAATGGCAGCCAACATCCCTGCTAAGAGGTACTCTGACCCCTGTGTTAGAGCTGTTGTGATCTCaaattctctgtgtgtgtttatgcgAGAAACCCACTTAAATGAGCGAGCTAAATACGTCACCTACCAATATGACCTGGAACTTGACCGGTGGTCTCTGCGGCAGCATATATCTGAACGTGTACTGTGGGACTTGGGGAGAGATTTTCGATGCACTGTGGGGAAACTCTATCCATCCTGCCTTGAAGAGTCTCCATGGAAACCACCAACTTACCTTTTTTCAACGGATGGGACAGAAGAGTTTGAACTGGATGGAGAAATGGTTGCACTACCACCTGTATAG